AGAATCTGCATTGAAGAAACTGCTGAGCGCCTGTGAGCCGATCGCGAAGAAGTAGATGAATACGTGACGCTCAGGCGTGTGACCATGGGAGCAATGAGGAGCAAGAAATGATCGGAAAGGTGCCCATCTTCATCGGTGCAGTGCTGGGCTTGATCTTCATGGCGGGGTGCGCGAAGCACGATATCCATCTCAAGACCGTCAAGGTAAGCTCTTCAGCCGTCTACTGCATCTTTGATTCATCCTGTACGGTGACCGTCACCGACAGCAGCACCACTTCTATCCCGATGAAGGCTGGGGGAATGGCTTTTCTCGAGTCCCGCACCTTTGTCGGCAAGCCTGGCACGCCGGCAAGCGGTTTGTACGGGTATGAGTACCGGATTGATCTCGAAAAAGCCGTTGAGACCATGGTTGATGTCGAGGGCGTTGCGACCAAGCACATACCTTGTCTGCTGTCTATGACGCTCGAGTTCGGTCCCATCGTCGATACCCTCGATTACGATGGCGATGGGACGGCTGGAGATCTGATTTATGTTATCACGAGCGGCGGTCCGGGGAAGATAGGCCTGGAACACGTACACGGGTTGGGCAACAAGATCGCATTGGACTTCGACTCCCCTGTCTGCGTTGGGGCGTCCGGTAGCCGGGGCAATAGCACCTACTTCTTTGGTCTTGTCTCCGCGCATCCGCCGAAGTCCGTCACGGCAACCGTCAAGGAGACGGCCGGCTTAACCGCCGCTGTGCCGTCGAAATTCGAGAACTATCCACGATACGACGTGCTGGTCCGCGCGCCTCAGATAGGCGCGACGCATGATCCGGATCGCCCCGGAAGCCCTTAAGATCAATCGTGCGATCGTCAGAGTATCACGTGACGATTGAACGGTGGACCTGATCCGAATCAGGCAAATCTAAAGGACGGACCACCTGCCATCGCCACAGTCACTCCCAGACTACCATGAAATTTCGGACCAGGAATTGATTAGTCTGCCCGTTTTGTCACCAACCGCCTCACGCGCCTCCCAGATCACCAGCATACCTGCAAATGGGGGTTAATAGCTGTAGGGCGGGTTCGCGTAGCGTAACCCGACAACTTCGGCTGACCGCTCCCTCAGTATGGTATGTTCGTGCTCTCCCATCCGCCGCCCGCAAAGCCCGCACTCCTTGACCAAGTTCGCCAGGCCGCCTGCGCCTTCGCGACGCCTTGGATCGAGGACGGCTCTGACATCCGGACTTAACAGCCATTATAAAGGTATATATTTTATACCATAATGGAATTTGAATACGATGAGGAGAAAAGCCGAAGGAACAAGGAAAAGCACGGAATCGGCTTCGCAGAGACACAACGTCTCCGGGAAGACGCCGAACGGGTTGAAATCCCGGCGAAGGCAGACGATGAAAACCGCTCCATTGTCATAGCTCTTATCGATCGAAGACACTGGTCCGCGGTCATGACCCACAGAAGCGACAGGACGCGAATCATCTCAGTTCGCCGCTCACGACGCGAAGAGATCCACATTTATGAAAGCCAGGACGTTCGACGAGAAGTTCGATAAGGACGAAAGCGTCCCGAGACATCTCGATCTGTCAAAGGCAATCCGCCCCGGGAGCCAACAGCGGAGGGTAAACATTGACTTTCCGGTCTGGATGATCGAATCACTCGATAAAGAAGCCAAGCGACTCGGCGTAACTCGTCAGTCAATCATCAAGGTCTGGATCGCTGAGCGTCGGCAGAAGCATGCATAGGCAGCCGAACACGCGCTTATAGCCGTCCTCGCTGCGCGCCATCTGCTATACCCGGTCGTTCCGCGCACGTTGCGCTCCGCACGGGCGCAACAAGCAGCGCCCCTGTACGCACCCAGCACCCCACACCGCTTACAGTTTCTCGACCGTCACGATTCTGGTAGAGCCGCACCGCAGGAACCTTCCCAGGGTTAGGTCGAGCGCCATCACGCGGCGGAAGACGGCATCGAAACAGGGGGCCTCCTGCCTCCGGCGAAAAAGCAGCGATGGGGGGAACAGCATGGTCAGGATGTTCATGCTCCGGACCTCAACAAGCCGGAGACCGTGTGCCTGCAGGAGGCGCGTGATCTCTCGCCAGGTGAAGGTCTTAAACTGCATCTCTTTCCACTCTCGCAGGTGCCCGCCCCGAGTCGTCATGGCCTGCCACAGCTCCTTCGGCAGATAGAGCAGGTCAGGACACCACTTTGAATCGACCTCGAACGAGATAAGGCCACGCGGCGCGCAGACCCGGACCATCTCTTTCAACACCACATCGACCGCGGTGAAGTTATGGCCGATAACATCGCCATAGGCTACCATGGCTTGGGCGCATCCATCCTCGAACGGCAGTTTCGTGATATCGCCGGTCACCAGGCTGACGTTTGCTCGACCATTGCATCGCCGGCGCGCTGCCTCGATCATCTGATCCGAGATATCGATCCCGACCACCCGCCCGGGCCGCTGCGTCAGCAGGATCGTCTGTTTCCCTGTCCCGCACCCAAGGTCCACCGCCAGGCCGTCCGGCCTCTCTCGGCTGATTCGTTCGACGGACTCCTTATAGATCTGATAGCATTCGGCGAAATAAAACTGGTCCTCGATCTGGTCGTACTCTGCCAGCATGGCGTTATAGAC
Above is a genomic segment from Candidatus Methylomirabilis tolerans containing:
- a CDS encoding BrnT family toxin, with product MMEFEYDEEKSRRNKEKHGIGFAETQRLREDAERVEIPAKADDENRSIVIALIDRRHWSAVMTHRSDRTRIISVRRSRREEIHIYESQDVRREVR
- a CDS encoding BrnA antitoxin family protein, which translates into the protein MKARTFDEKFDKDESVPRHLDLSKAIRPGSQQRRVNIDFPVWMIESLDKEAKRLGVTRQSIIKVWIAERRQKHA
- a CDS encoding methyltransferase domain-containing protein: MTSQTNRHDVGSHVAAVYNAMLAEYDQIEDQFYFAECYQIYKESVERISRERPDGLAVDLGCGTGKQTILLTQRPGRVVGIDISDQMIEAARRRCNGRANVSLVTGDITKLPFEDGCAQAMVAYGDVIGHNFTAVDVVLKEMVRVCAPRGLISFEVDSKWCPDLLYLPKELWQAMTTRGGHLREWKEMQFKTFTWREITRLLQAHGLRLVEVRSMNILTMLFPPSLLFRRRQEAPCFDAVFRRVMALDLTLGRFLRCGSTRIVTVEKL